In Flavobacterium sp. N1736, the following are encoded in one genomic region:
- a CDS encoding TatD family hydrolase, which translates to MEFFNFHTHQFTSQSDILELVNQYPQEFDASIPFYSIGIHPWHIKEDRIDEDLRIIEEKLQTKNCLAIGECGLDKRIEISLEQQIIVFEKQLALAEKYKKPVVIHCVAAFQEIIAIKKKMKISVPMIMHGFSKKSQIADQLITAGFYLSFGKYLLKNPELKTVFEQIPNNRFFLETDTIEENIKQVYDLAAAYKNITIKELQDIISGNFKEVFEK; encoded by the coding sequence ATGGAATTTTTTAATTTTCATACCCATCAATTTACGAGTCAATCAGATATTCTGGAATTGGTCAATCAATATCCGCAAGAATTTGATGCTTCGATTCCTTTTTATTCTATCGGGATTCATCCCTGGCACATTAAGGAAGATCGAATTGATGAAGATTTGAGAATTATAGAAGAAAAATTGCAGACTAAAAATTGTCTCGCTATTGGCGAATGTGGTTTAGATAAACGCATAGAAATTTCGTTAGAGCAACAAATTATAGTTTTTGAAAAACAATTGGCTTTGGCCGAAAAATATAAAAAACCTGTTGTAATTCATTGTGTTGCCGCTTTTCAGGAAATTATTGCAATTAAAAAGAAAATGAAAATTTCTGTTCCGATGATTATGCATGGTTTTTCAAAAAAAAGCCAAATTGCAGATCAGCTTATTACGGCGGGATTTTATCTTTCGTTTGGAAAATATTTATTGAAAAACCCTGAATTGAAAACGGTTTTTGAACAAATTCCAAATAATCGATTTTTTCTTGAAACCGATACAATCGAAGAAAATATAAAACAGGTTTATGATCTGGCAGCAGCATATAAAAACATAACAATCAAAGAATTACAAGATATTATTTCAGGTAATTTTAAAGAAGTGTTTGAAAAATAA
- a CDS encoding serine hydrolase, with the protein MKKLILIVFISLSFSCLAQKKLNHLSETEIVASMDKNAEILLENSKANSVSIGIVKDGKTYTKHYGEIDKGKGNQANNNTVFEIASITKLFTGLLMAQAVVERKISPDDDIRKYITGSYPNLEYQGNPIKIKDLVSFKTGFNKDLPDNSEFRKNPNDSSYIGFKKLDESYSREKFFADLKTIKLNTLPGTKFKYSNGSVQLAAHILENVFHKSYETLLKENILSKLNMTSTTLNPEKSIVIANGYNGKKQMPTLSDNLWGAAGYLKSTLGDLTKFLAFEINTNNKVVLESQRNLLNSDSDFNGYFWDGIQVDNNGKNCWKHGGAFGAQNMFLVYPERGLGISIIVNISNEKTANALGNAIVAISGDLLAKNEVKKEIYGYKITNNNVIFTYQHDKSLDAGLVKSVAIAGSFDNWNPNDKNYQMVRINKNTFELSVPKSQFEKDKINMFKFVINKTGWVKSPKGALNMENGPDQNLLLKID; encoded by the coding sequence ATGAAAAAATTAATTTTAATAGTATTTATCAGTTTAAGTTTTTCTTGCTTAGCTCAAAAAAAATTAAACCATTTATCCGAAACAGAAATTGTTGCATCAATGGATAAAAATGCCGAAATTTTATTAGAAAATTCAAAAGCCAATTCTGTTTCTATTGGCATTGTAAAAGATGGCAAAACCTATACAAAACATTACGGAGAAATAGACAAAGGAAAGGGTAATCAAGCCAATAATAATACTGTTTTTGAAATTGCTTCGATTACAAAATTATTTACAGGATTATTAATGGCACAAGCTGTCGTTGAAAGAAAAATAAGTCCGGATGATGACATTAGAAAATACATAACAGGTTCATATCCTAATTTGGAATATCAGGGGAATCCAATAAAAATAAAAGATTTGGTTTCTTTTAAAACCGGCTTTAATAAAGATTTACCGGATAATTCAGAATTCAGAAAAAATCCAAACGACAGCAGTTATATTGGTTTTAAAAAATTAGATGAATCCTATTCCAGAGAAAAATTCTTTGCAGATTTAAAAACAATAAAATTGAATACTTTGCCCGGAACTAAATTCAAATATAGTAACGGAAGCGTTCAATTGGCAGCACATATTCTAGAGAATGTTTTTCATAAAAGTTATGAAACGTTGTTGAAAGAAAATATTCTGTCAAAACTAAATATGACGTCAACCACATTAAATCCTGAGAAAAGTATTGTTATAGCAAATGGTTATAATGGTAAAAAACAAATGCCAACGCTATCTGATAATCTTTGGGGCGCTGCAGGATATTTAAAATCGACTTTGGGTGATTTAACTAAATTTCTTGCCTTTGAAATAAACACCAACAATAAGGTAGTTTTGGAATCTCAAAGAAATCTTTTAAATTCAGATAGTGATTTTAACGGTTATTTTTGGGATGGAATACAGGTTGATAACAATGGTAAAAATTGTTGGAAACACGGTGGCGCTTTTGGCGCGCAAAATATGTTTTTGGTTTATCCGGAACGTGGTTTAGGAATTTCTATTATTGTAAATATAAGTAATGAAAAAACTGCAAATGCATTAGGAAACGCAATAGTGGCAATATCTGGTGATTTACTGGCGAAAAATGAAGTCAAAAAAGAAATTTACGGATATAAAATAACTAATAATAATGTGATTTTTACTTATCAGCATGATAAATCGCTTGATGCAGGTTTAGTAAAAAGTGTTGCAATTGCGGGATCTTTTGACAATTGGAATCCGAATGATAAAAACTATCAAATGGTTCGAATAAACAAAAATACTTTTGAACTCTCTGTTCCAAAAAGCCAGTTTGAAAAAGATAAAATTAATATGTTCAAATTCGTTATCAATAAAACCGGTTGGGTAAAATCTCCAAAAGGTGCTTTAAATATGGAGAACGGACCTGATCAAAATTTACTTTTAAAAATCGATTAA
- a CDS encoding MDR family MFS transporter, translating to MLKTAFNHYINNFRGFSREIWILTLVTFINRAGTMVLPFLSKYLKEDLHFSYNQVGWIMVSFGLGSMLGSWLGGKLSDKIGFYKIMIFSLFTSGVSLFLVQYITTFWALCIAMFVLMTIADMFRPAMFVSLGAYAKPENRTRALTLVRLAVNLGFAAGPALGGLIIMGIGYQGLFWVDGASCIISITIFALLVKEKKKVNHGDKMEISAEIKSVFHDRIFWVFLFVSFITAMIFFQLFTTLPLYHNEKFGLSEFQTGLLMTLNGLLIFALEMPTVGFMERKGFAKIKIIILGSFIMALSFFLLLINIWAGILVISMICISLGEILTFPFSNAFALSRAPRGQEGRYMALYTMSFSLAHIVSSKVGFEIITRLGYQTNWLFMACMGVVATFCCFWIRKALIDEKVT from the coding sequence ATGCTCAAAACTGCTTTTAACCATTACATCAATAATTTCAGAGGATTTTCAAGAGAAATTTGGATACTTACCCTTGTCACTTTTATCAATCGTGCGGGCACAATGGTGCTTCCTTTTTTGTCTAAATATTTAAAGGAAGATCTTCATTTTAGCTATAATCAGGTTGGATGGATTATGGTTTCGTTTGGTTTGGGTTCTATGCTGGGTTCCTGGCTTGGCGGAAAATTATCTGATAAAATTGGGTTTTATAAAATCATGATTTTTAGTTTATTTACAAGCGGAGTTTCACTTTTTCTTGTACAATATATTACAACGTTTTGGGCTTTATGCATTGCCATGTTTGTTTTAATGACTATTGCTGACATGTTTAGACCGGCGATGTTTGTTTCGTTGGGAGCTTATGCAAAACCCGAAAACCGTACACGTGCATTAACTTTAGTGCGTTTGGCTGTAAATTTAGGTTTTGCTGCCGGACCCGCTTTAGGTGGTTTAATTATTATGGGAATTGGTTACCAAGGACTTTTTTGGGTTGATGGAGCGTCCTGTATTATTTCGATTACTATTTTTGCTTTATTGGTTAAGGAAAAGAAAAAAGTAAATCACGGAGATAAAATGGAAATTTCAGCCGAAATAAAATCAGTTTTTCATGATCGTATTTTCTGGGTTTTCTTATTTGTGAGTTTTATAACTGCAATGATTTTCTTTCAATTGTTTACAACTTTACCTTTATATCATAATGAGAAATTTGGTTTGAGTGAATTTCAAACGGGATTATTGATGACTTTAAATGGTCTCTTAATTTTTGCTTTAGAAATGCCAACGGTTGGTTTTATGGAACGAAAAGGATTTGCTAAAATTAAAATTATTATTCTTGGATCATTTATTATGGCTTTGAGTTTCTTTTTATTACTCATTAATATATGGGCGGGAATTTTGGTTATAAGTATGATTTGCATTTCGCTTGGAGAGATTTTAACCTTTCCGTTTTCAAATGCTTTTGCTTTAAGTCGTGCGCCACGTGGTCAGGAAGGCCGTTATATGGCGCTTTATACCATGAGTTTTAGTTTAGCTCATATTGTAAGTTCAAAAGTAGGTTTCGAAATAATTACAAGATTAGGATATCAGACAAACTGGCTTTTTATGGCTTGTATGGGCGTTGTTGCTACATTTTGCTGTTTCTGGATCAGGAAAGCTTTAATCGATGAGAAAGTTACTTAA
- a CDS encoding M56 family metallopeptidase, with protein MEALFIFVAKSSGLLILFYFAYYFLLRKETFFNSNRWFLLIGLITSVVLPFLVYTKIVWVTPAPMPNFNYSPVYARQIIEKETFEINWNLVSLAIYAIGFSTFMIKFALDFYSLNSVLKGKQVQQQADFKFVDIKENIAPFSYFDYIVYNSSMYSESELESILEHEKVHSDQNHTMDVLISRVFCVLFWFNPIIWLYKKAILQNLEFIADSEAAKKISDKKAYQYTLLKITTHQSCVAITNHFYQSLIKKRIVMLNKNQSKKLNYWKYYAVIPALVAFVLLFQIKTIAQEKQEKKEAQELSEKTDPVNVYKINKNTTDQELKEMAEKLKVNHDADVVISNVKRNSKNELTAIRVDIKKGKGRSQSLQIDGDEAIKSCGIVVNIDNDGSKQIGILTDDAIEKPMIIENRRIEVKEIKNPDVGEVSPPSPPSMPSFPSGPLPPAPPIDMSKMPKAPKAPLNINDKVAMKNFEKEMAEFEKKMAAIEPEMSAYGKQVEEIMAKREVIYDKEMEKYDLAMEKFDADMEKFNQYIEQKYEPGSAEYAKNMEQYEKGMRAYEKYMRQQEKERRKAEKAEKRS; from the coding sequence ATGGAAGCACTTTTCATTTTTGTCGCAAAATCAAGTGGACTTTTAATCTTGTTTTACTTTGCTTATTATTTTTTATTGCGCAAAGAAACTTTTTTCAATAGTAACAGATGGTTTTTGTTAATTGGTTTGATTACTTCTGTCGTTTTGCCTTTTTTGGTTTATACCAAAATTGTCTGGGTTACTCCTGCTCCAATGCCAAATTTTAATTATTCGCCAGTTTATGCTCGGCAGATTATTGAAAAAGAAACTTTTGAAATAAATTGGAATTTAGTTTCTCTTGCCATTTATGCCATAGGTTTTTCGACATTTATGATCAAATTTGCTCTCGATTTTTATAGTTTAAATTCAGTTTTAAAAGGCAAACAAGTACAACAACAAGCTGATTTTAAATTTGTTGACATCAAAGAAAATATTGCTCCTTTTTCTTATTTTGATTATATCGTGTACAACTCATCAATGTACAGCGAATCAGAATTAGAAAGTATTCTGGAGCATGAAAAAGTGCACAGCGATCAAAATCATACTATGGATGTTTTGATATCAAGAGTTTTTTGTGTGCTTTTTTGGTTTAATCCAATTATTTGGCTGTACAAAAAAGCTATTTTGCAAAACCTTGAATTTATTGCCGACAGTGAAGCTGCCAAAAAAATATCTGACAAAAAAGCGTATCAATACACGCTTTTAAAAATAACAACGCACCAATCATGCGTTGCCATTACCAATCATTTTTATCAATCATTAATCAAAAAACGAATTGTCATGTTAAACAAAAATCAATCAAAAAAATTGAATTACTGGAAGTATTATGCCGTAATTCCTGCACTTGTAGCTTTTGTGTTATTATTTCAGATAAAAACAATTGCACAGGAAAAACAAGAGAAAAAAGAAGCTCAGGAACTTTCAGAAAAAACAGATCCTGTTAATGTTTACAAGATTAACAAGAATACAACAGATCAGGAGCTAAAAGAAATGGCTGAAAAGTTAAAGGTAAATCATGATGCCGATGTTGTTATTTCTAATGTAAAAAGAAATTCTAAAAACGAATTAACGGCTATTAGGGTAGATATTAAAAAAGGAAAAGGAAGATCTCAATCGCTGCAAATTGATGGTGATGAGGCTATTAAAAGTTGCGGAATTGTCGTTAATATTGATAATGATGGTTCAAAACAAATTGGTATACTTACAGACGATGCCATTGAAAAACCAATGATTATCGAAAATCGCAGAATTGAAGTTAAAGAAATCAAAAATCCAGATGTTGGAGAAGTTTCTCCTCCTTCTCCGCCATCAATGCCATCTTTTCCGAGTGGACCACTGCCTCCGGCCCCGCCTATTGACATGTCTAAAATGCCAAAAGCACCAAAAGCACCACTAAATATTAATGATAAAGTGGCCATGAAAAATTTTGAAAAAGAAATGGCGGAATTTGAGAAAAAAATGGCTGCTATTGAACCGGAAATGTCTGCTTATGGGAAACAAGTAGAAGAAATCATGGCAAAACGTGAAGTTATTTATGATAAAGAAATGGAGAAATATGACCTCGCCATGGAAAAATTTGATGCTGATATGGAAAAATTCAATCAATACATTGAACAAAAATATGAACCGGGAAGTGCCGAATATGCAAAAAACATGGAGCAGTATGAAAAGGGCATGAGAGCTTATGAAAAATACATGAGACAACAGGAAAAAGAGAGAAGAAAAGCGGAGAAAGCAGAAAAACGATCTTAA
- a CDS encoding tRNA threonylcarbamoyladenosine dehydratase, producing the protein MAEWTERAELLFTKEGLENLKNANVLVVGLGGVGSFAAEFLARAGVGNMTIVDGDVVDITNINRQLPALHSTVGEPKIKIVGDRLMDINPELKLTRVQEFLSPERAFEIVSPEFDYVLDCIDSITPKLNLIIGAKRKRVKIISSMGAGGKMLASKVKVSDISKTINCYFSKAIRKRLKEVKINKLKVVFSSEIQDEKSLKLTDGKNFKKSFYGTNSYMPGLFGLHAAETVIRHLLVKSR; encoded by the coding sequence ATGGCAGAGTGGACGGAAAGAGCCGAGCTTTTATTTACAAAAGAAGGATTAGAGAACTTGAAAAACGCAAATGTTTTAGTAGTTGGTTTAGGCGGAGTTGGATCATTTGCAGCTGAATTTTTGGCTAGGGCAGGAGTAGGAAACATGACAATTGTAGATGGTGATGTGGTTGATATAACCAATATTAACAGACAATTGCCGGCATTGCATTCAACAGTTGGCGAACCAAAAATAAAAATCGTTGGCGATCGTTTGATGGATATTAATCCGGAATTAAAACTGACTCGTGTTCAGGAATTTTTGTCTCCGGAACGTGCTTTTGAAATTGTTTCTCCAGAGTTTGATTATGTTTTGGATTGTATTGACAGCATAACGCCAAAATTAAATTTGATTATTGGTGCAAAACGCAAAAGAGTTAAGATTATAAGCAGCATGGGCGCCGGTGGAAAAATGCTGGCTTCGAAAGTCAAAGTGAGCGATATTTCTAAAACCATCAATTGTTACTTTTCTAAAGCCATTAGAAAACGTTTAAAAGAGGTAAAAATTAATAAATTGAAAGTGGTTTTTTCTTCTGAAATTCAAGACGAAAAAAGCTTAAAATTAACTGACGGAAAAAATTTCAAAAAGTCATTCTACGGAACAAACAGTTATATGCCGGGCTTATTCGGTCTTCACGCTGCCGAAACTGTGATTAGGCATTTGCTTGTTAAAAGTCGCTAA
- a CDS encoding BlaI/MecI/CopY family transcriptional regulator produces MQKLTNKEEEIMHILWKLKKAFVKEVQAEITEDQPHYNTLSTIVRNLEEKGYVAHNAFGNTHQYYPIVSIEDYRKGFMSTAIDNYFNSSYKSMVSFFAKEEKISADELREILAMIENPKEK; encoded by the coding sequence ATGCAAAAGTTAACCAATAAAGAAGAAGAAATCATGCACATTTTATGGAAGCTGAAAAAAGCTTTTGTAAAAGAAGTTCAGGCAGAAATAACTGAAGATCAACCGCATTACAATACGCTTTCGACTATTGTGCGTAATCTGGAAGAAAAAGGATATGTGGCTCACAATGCTTTTGGAAACACACATCAATATTATCCAATTGTAAGTATCGAAGATTATAGAAAAGGATTTATGAGCACAGCAATTGATAATTATTTCAACAGTTCTTATAAAAGTATGGTTTCGTTTTTTGCCAAGGAAGAAAAAATTTCTGCAGATGAATTACGCGAAATCCTGGCTATGATCGAAAATCCGAAAGAAAAATAA
- a CDS encoding sodium:solute symporter: protein MQLFDWIVLIVTLLFIVGYGSWKTKGSKNVEDFILGNNETPWYTVGLSVMATQASAITFLSTPGQAYHDGMGFVQFYFGLPIAMVVICLTFIPLYHKNKVFTAYEFLEKRFDLKTRSLAAILFLVQRGLGTGLTIYAPAIILSALLGWNLTGMNIIIGVLVIIYTFSGGTKAVNVTQKQQMFVIMSGMFITFFLILHYLPNDMTFTSALHIAGANDKMNIVDFSFNPEEKYTFWSGITGGFFLALAYFGTDQSQVGRYLSGKSIRESQMGLIMNGLLKVPMQFFILLTGVMVFVFFQFNPVPLNFNPNNKIVIEKSAFKEEYHALEKKLSTLSEDKKVINLLYIDQLNQDYDNPILRKELVTISNKEKDLRDRAKEIILKADSNSETNDKDYVFFHFILHYLPKGLIGLLLAVILSAAMSSTASGLNALASTTAIDIYKRNLKTEKSEKHYLNATKFFTLFWGIVAILFACVGTLFENLIQLVNIIGSIFYGTVLGIFLVGFYLHRVKAKAMFCSAVISQTTIFIIYYFLIYSQEKLGYLWLNFIGAMLTIILSLLMQVLFFKEKKIIEEL, encoded by the coding sequence ATGCAATTATTTGATTGGATCGTACTGATTGTTACGCTTTTATTTATTGTTGGTTATGGCTCATGGAAAACCAAAGGAAGTAAAAACGTCGAAGATTTTATTTTAGGCAACAACGAAACTCCCTGGTATACTGTTGGGCTTTCAGTAATGGCAACACAAGCCAGTGCAATTACTTTTTTGTCGACTCCCGGACAAGCGTATCACGACGGAATGGGTTTTGTACAATTTTATTTTGGACTGCCAATTGCAATGGTGGTTATTTGTTTGACATTCATTCCGTTATATCATAAAAACAAAGTCTTTACGGCCTATGAATTCCTCGAAAAGAGATTCGATTTAAAAACACGTTCTCTTGCCGCTATTTTATTTTTGGTTCAGAGAGGTTTAGGAACCGGACTTACCATTTATGCTCCTGCCATTATTTTATCGGCTCTTTTAGGCTGGAATTTAACAGGTATGAACATTATTATTGGTGTTCTGGTTATTATTTATACTTTTTCGGGCGGAACAAAAGCCGTAAACGTAACACAGAAACAGCAAATGTTTGTGATTATGTCCGGTATGTTCATTACATTTTTTCTGATTTTGCATTATTTACCAAACGATATGACTTTTACGAGTGCGCTGCATATTGCGGGCGCCAATGATAAAATGAATATTGTTGATTTCTCTTTTAATCCCGAAGAAAAGTACACTTTTTGGAGCGGAATTACCGGAGGTTTTTTCTTAGCCCTCGCCTATTTTGGAACAGATCAATCGCAGGTTGGACGTTATTTATCCGGAAAATCTATTCGTGAAAGTCAAATGGGATTAATCATGAACGGACTTTTAAAAGTTCCGATGCAGTTCTTTATTTTGTTAACGGGAGTTATGGTATTTGTATTTTTTCAGTTCAATCCGGTACCGTTAAATTTTAATCCGAATAATAAAATTGTCATTGAAAAATCTGCTTTTAAAGAAGAATATCACGCTTTAGAAAAAAAATTAAGTACACTTTCAGAAGATAAAAAAGTGATTAACTTATTGTATATTGATCAGTTAAATCAGGATTATGACAATCCGATTTTAAGAAAAGAACTGGTAACAATATCCAATAAGGAAAAGGATTTACGTGATCGCGCCAAAGAAATTATTTTAAAAGCCGACAGCAATAGCGAAACAAATGATAAAGATTATGTGTTTTTCCATTTTATCCTTCATTATTTGCCAAAAGGTTTAATAGGTTTATTATTGGCTGTAATTCTTTCGGCAGCAATGTCATCAACCGCTTCGGGATTAAATGCTTTGGCTTCGACAACGGCAATTGATATTTACAAACGAAATTTAAAAACCGAAAAATCAGAGAAACATTATTTAAATGCGACGAAGTTTTTCACGCTTTTCTGGGGAATCGTAGCGATACTTTTTGCCTGCGTTGGTACTTTGTTTGAAAATTTAATTCAATTAGTAAACATTATTGGTTCCATATTTTACGGAACTGTTTTAGGAATATTTCTTGTTGGTTTTTATCTTCACCGTGTTAAGGCAAAAGCAATGTTTTGTAGTGCTGTAATAAGCCAGACAACCATTTTTATCATTTATTATTTCTTGATTTACAGTCAGGAAAAATTGGGGTATTTATGGCTGAATTTTATTGGCGCTATGCTGACTATTATATTGTCTTTGTTAATGCAGGTTTTGTTTTTTAAAGAGAAAAAGATAATAGAAGAATTATAA
- a CDS encoding MCP four helix bundle domain-containing protein, with protein sequence MKDLNNYSNKTKAAFILLIVMLIIILTNFNTLQNSRKVNENINAIYKDRLVVAHYIFQYSKELHFIKTEAEKLNLSDTIKTDEIFSKLKVIHSIDDLYAKTVLTPTERIFFQNLLTACVAIDKETQNKNWTQITQSSEKALKILDQLSQIQITEGKAKLASANAMYNDNNSLGQLEIALLIILGGITFYLLIAKKTKRTIKIPESPSMN encoded by the coding sequence ATGAAAGATTTAAATAATTACAGCAATAAAACCAAAGCTGCTTTCATTTTGCTGATTGTGATGCTGATTATTATTCTTACCAATTTTAATACACTTCAAAATTCCAGAAAAGTAAATGAAAATATCAATGCGATTTATAAAGATCGTCTTGTTGTAGCGCACTATATTTTTCAGTATTCAAAAGAACTTCACTTTATAAAAACCGAAGCCGAAAAATTAAACTTGAGCGATACAATTAAAACAGATGAAATTTTCAGCAAACTAAAAGTAATTCATTCTATAGATGATTTATACGCAAAAACTGTTTTAACACCAACAGAAAGAATATTTTTTCAGAATCTTTTAACTGCATGTGTGGCAATTGACAAAGAAACACAAAATAAAAACTGGACTCAAATCACACAATCCAGTGAAAAAGCTTTAAAAATTTTAGACCAATTGTCTCAAATTCAAATTACAGAAGGAAAAGCAAAATTAGCCAGCGCAAATGCTATGTATAATGACAATAATAGCCTGGGACAACTTGAGATTGCTTTACTTATTATTTTAGGCGGAATTACTTTTTATTTATTAATCGCCAAGAAAACCAAAAGAACCATTAAAATTCCGGAATCTCCGAGTATGAACTAA
- a CDS encoding HAD family hydrolase, translating to MIKTVIFDMDGVIVDTEPVHRYAYYKQFTELNIEVTEEMYTSFTGFSTRNTFQTLKGFFPTIEHEVEDLIQRKRNIFNDAFDTKEDLYLLEGVEDLIKDLYANGIQLILASSASKVTIDRVFTRFNLHSYFTDIVSGEDFPQSKPNPAIFLHAASLSVAPAENCIVIEDSTNGVKAAKAANLFCVGYNSHHSKMQDLSQADLIINHFNELNAQKISQLGV from the coding sequence ATGATTAAAACAGTAATATTTGATATGGATGGCGTAATTGTCGACACAGAACCCGTTCATCGTTATGCGTATTATAAACAATTTACAGAATTGAATATCGAAGTAACGGAAGAAATGTATACTTCGTTTACGGGATTTTCAACCCGAAATACGTTTCAAACTTTGAAAGGATTTTTCCCGACAATTGAACATGAAGTTGAAGATTTGATTCAAAGAAAAAGAAATATTTTTAATGATGCTTTTGATACCAAAGAAGATTTATATCTCTTAGAAGGCGTTGAAGATTTAATTAAGGATTTGTACGCGAACGGAATACAATTAATTTTAGCATCTTCGGCATCAAAAGTAACGATTGATCGTGTGTTTACAAGATTTAATTTGCATTCTTATTTTACTGATATTGTAAGCGGTGAAGATTTTCCGCAATCAAAACCTAATCCCGCCATTTTTCTACATGCTGCGTCTTTATCTGTAGCACCGGCAGAAAATTGTATCGTGATTGAGGATAGTACAAATGGTGTAAAAGCAGCAAAAGCAGCAAACTTGTTTTGTGTGGGTTATAATAGTCATCATTCTAAAATGCAGGATTTATCACAAGCAGATTTAATAATCAACCATTTTAATGAATTGAATGCGCAAAAAATATCACAGTTGGGTGTCTGA
- a CDS encoding DUF1684 domain-containing protein, protein MKNVIAFLVLLLVNFCFGQKKFDKSETEKFQKTINSEYADPKTSPLMEEDLKTFKALDFYPINGKYFVNAKFVKAKNEKVFEMKTTGTRTPKYIKYGTLFFTIDGVALQLNVYRNIELSKTKEYKDHLFLPFSDLTSGKESYIGGRYIDLKIPKGNTIAVDFNQAYNPYCAYNHKYSCPLVPLENDLKVEIKAGVKTFH, encoded by the coding sequence ATGAAAAATGTAATTGCTTTTTTAGTATTGTTACTCGTTAATTTTTGTTTCGGTCAGAAGAAATTTGACAAAAGCGAAACAGAAAAATTTCAGAAAACAATAAACTCAGAATATGCTGATCCTAAGACAAGTCCGTTGATGGAAGAAGATTTAAAGACCTTCAAAGCTTTAGATTTTTATCCCATTAATGGAAAATATTTTGTGAATGCAAAGTTTGTAAAAGCAAAGAATGAAAAAGTCTTTGAAATGAAAACTACAGGAACAAGGACTCCAAAATACATCAAATACGGTACTTTATTTTTTACTATAGACGGCGTTGCCTTGCAATTGAACGTTTATAGAAACATTGAACTTTCAAAAACAAAAGAATACAAAGATCATTTATTTCTGCCATTTTCAGACTTAACAAGCGGAAAAGAAAGTTATATTGGAGGAAGATATATTGATTTAAAAATTCCGAAAGGAAATACAATTGCAGTCGATTTTAATCAGGCTTATAATCCGTATTGTGCTTATAATCATAAGTATTCATGTCCGCTTGTTCCTTTAGAGAATGATTTAAAAGTAGAAATTAAAGCCGGAGTTAAAACATTTCATTAA
- a CDS encoding DUF2911 domain-containing protein, producing MKKLLIALAIILAPFATEAQIKTPQASPKGYIKQTVGLTDVEVTYSRPGARGRAVFGNLVPFGKLWRTGANENTIINFSDDVVIDGKTLKKGKYAIYTIPKIESWEVIFYLSTDNWGLPETWNESYVVLRTTVKEDALPTPVETFTIGINGLDPNFGYLEMAWENSHVALKFEVPTAKNAVASIEKTLAGPTANDYFAASQYLFQSNGNIETARTYVDKSLDMSTEKPYFILRLKSLIQAKQGDKKGAIETAKASLAAAETANNQDYVKLNKDSIAEWSR from the coding sequence ATGAAAAAACTACTTATTGCATTGGCCATAATTTTGGCTCCTTTTGCTACAGAAGCACAAATAAAAACACCACAAGCGAGCCCGAAAGGTTATATCAAACAAACTGTTGGATTAACTGATGTTGAAGTTACGTATTCAAGACCAGGAGCGAGAGGCAGAGCTGTATTTGGTAATTTAGTTCCGTTTGGTAAATTATGGAGAACGGGAGCTAACGAAAATACTATTATTAATTTTAGTGATGATGTTGTTATTGATGGCAAAACATTGAAAAAAGGGAAATATGCAATTTATACAATTCCTAAAATCGAAAGCTGGGAAGTAATTTTTTACCTTTCTACAGACAATTGGGGATTACCTGAAACATGGAATGAGTCTTATGTTGTTTTAAGAACTACTGTAAAAGAAGATGCTTTACCAACTCCTGTTGAAACATTTACAATTGGAATTAACGGATTAGATCCAAATTTTGGTTATTTAGAAATGGCTTGGGAAAACTCTCATGTAGCGTTGAAATTTGAAGTTCCAACGGCGAAAAATGCAGTTGCAAGTATCGAAAAAACATTGGCAGGACCAACAGCAAATGATTATTTTGCGGCGTCTCAATATTTATTTCAATCAAATGGAAATATCGAAACAGCAAGAACGTATGTAGATAAATCGTTAGATATGAGTACTGAAAAACCGTATTTTATTCTAAGATTAAAATCATTAATCCAAGCTAAACAAGGCGATAAAAAAGGCGCAATCGAAACTGCAAAAGCTTCATTGGCAGCTGCTGAAACGGCTAATAATCAGGATTACGTAAAATTAAATAAAGACAGTATTGCGGAGTGGAGCAGATAA